From Flavobacterium alkalisoli, the proteins below share one genomic window:
- a CDS encoding helix-turn-helix domain-containing protein, with the protein MIELILIGAFVLALATLYMARQIKSVLLFDRICNAFLLFASMQSVFALLSLLVGKDFKFMAIPFFLCYGPFMYFAVKSLINDDFVKRKLYLHYAPSFVAMIVYLVMAEVPLLRGYLYMYNIVLFLSIAFSLTYYSGWILFYENEKHEDNPLANKLIKISAFVLTCMSVTLMVFISNQFMMGQTVDFEVVASILYCSSLFLILLGFRYKVHVFVSYFKGNNEENYKKEIKENPEDPTSDMIVIMNRQKYSKSALNESVFEDYEEKLLYLFEEEKVYLDNEISLEALAERMKLSKHHLTQLFNVYIGENFNQFINKYRIDYSCSLLQTSDGQLTMEEIAFESGFNSKVSFNRHFKNIMGCTPTDYIKKAG; encoded by the coding sequence ATGATTGAATTGATACTAATAGGCGCCTTTGTGCTTGCCTTAGCTACGCTATATATGGCAAGGCAAATCAAGTCGGTTTTGTTATTCGACAGGATTTGTAATGCCTTTTTACTGTTTGCTTCCATGCAGTCAGTCTTCGCTCTTTTAAGCCTTTTGGTTGGGAAAGACTTTAAGTTTATGGCTATTCCCTTCTTTTTGTGCTATGGACCATTTATGTATTTTGCGGTTAAGTCATTAATTAACGATGATTTTGTTAAAAGAAAACTTTACCTGCATTATGCCCCTTCCTTTGTAGCTATGATAGTTTATCTGGTCATGGCAGAAGTTCCTTTGCTAAGGGGGTATTTATATATGTATAATATAGTGCTGTTTTTAAGTATTGCTTTTTCTTTAACCTATTATTCCGGCTGGATTTTATTTTATGAAAATGAAAAGCATGAAGACAACCCTTTGGCTAATAAGCTGATAAAAATTTCGGCTTTTGTTTTAACCTGCATGTCTGTTACCCTGATGGTGTTTATCTCTAATCAGTTTATGATGGGACAAACTGTAGACTTTGAGGTTGTGGCATCAATACTTTATTGCTCTTCATTGTTCCTGATTCTTCTGGGTTTCAGGTATAAGGTTCATGTCTTCGTAAGTTACTTTAAAGGTAATAATGAAGAAAATTATAAGAAGGAAATAAAGGAAAATCCCGAAGATCCTACTTCTGATATGATAGTCATTATGAACAGGCAGAAGTATTCTAAGTCTGCTCTTAATGAAAGTGTTTTTGAAGATTATGAGGAAAAGCTTCTTTATTTGTTTGAAGAAGAGAAGGTTTATCTGGATAATGAGATATCACTTGAAGCTCTTGCTGAAAGGATGAAGCTCTCAAAGCATCACTTAACACAGTTGTTTAATGTGTATATAGGTGAAAACTTTAACCAGTTTATTAATAAGTACAGAATTGACTATTCCTGTTCTCTTTTACAGACTTCCGATGGGCAGCTAACAATGGAAGAAATAGCTTTTGAAAGCGGATTTAACTCTAAAGTTTCTTTTAACAGGCATTTTAAAAATATTATGGGCTGCACGCCTACAGATTATATCAAAAAAGCAGGATAA